A stretch of [Clostridium] innocuum DNA encodes these proteins:
- a CDS encoding YdcF family protein, translating to MTGLLTLVLLVVAVNLILYHYFPAPPRPQSDRVYDVAIVLGSPAEEDGSLSRVQKTRMDAAITLYKEKRVRCILISGGSVRNTYTEADIMAAYAIRCSIPSAALLLERQAKNTYENLLYAKTLCDAHAWKHVIVVTSCFHVRRASYMVRKFFDDYVMQKTAEKEKCRHYITEYFRMWNSLRCEVMLYRKRKR from the coding sequence ATGACAGGTCTGCTTACACTTGTGCTGCTTGTGGTTGCAGTAAATCTTATTCTGTATCATTATTTCCCTGCCCCGCCAAGGCCACAGAGTGATCGAGTATACGATGTGGCGATTGTCCTTGGCAGTCCGGCAGAGGAGGACGGCAGTTTGTCCCGTGTGCAGAAAACACGGATGGATGCGGCAATTACATTGTATAAAGAAAAGCGGGTCCGCTGTATTCTGATCAGTGGCGGCAGTGTGCGAAACACTTACACGGAAGCGGATATCATGGCGGCATATGCAATCAGATGCAGCATTCCAAGCGCAGCGCTTCTTCTGGAACGTCAGGCGAAAAACACTTATGAGAATCTACTGTATGCAAAAACGCTATGTGATGCACATGCATGGAAGCACGTCATTGTTGTGACCAGCTGTTTTCATGTGCGCAGAGCCAGCTATATGGTACGGAAATTCTTTGATGACTATGTGATGCAGAAAACCGCAGAAAAGGAAAAATGCAGGCATTATATAACTGAATACTTCCGCATGTGGAACAGTCTTCGCTGTGAGGTGATGCTGTATAGAAAAAGGAAGCGCTGA
- a CDS encoding recombinase RecJ gives MQIHKLQSERSQQIQEMHHVSALCAKVLASRGLKDEQIAELLQKPQLADPFTANGMQEVAKRIYQAKQNKERVMVCGDYDADGICSTAILVDALRRYGIQAGFYIPNRFAEGYGLQKHTVELAHEKGYSLLITVDNGVKALDALTEARNRGVDVIVTDHHAMDEEFPCLYLLHPFLMGERFETLSGAGVALEISRALLGEVKEHVVLACVAAIADVMPLRQETRAIVQLGLQYLRQGICQPIQLLANDRYPKWDETLIAFQIVPKLNTTGRLADIANANNTVRYLLSTNLEQLQHMAKQIRELNDRRKTMSDDMVKVARTLVRPEYRFQLLFHDSFHEGMAGLVAGKLSEELQLPVMVAAQREQMFKGSIRSLDLLDLTTFFDACRPSLSAYGGHKAAAGIGFPYENKQIVQDYVNTRMEGIHFQQEKSYDVIPIRVQEATLAEVESLSVLGPFGCGFEEPLFYLEEASVQGCRLLGNREHAKWILSDSLEAMYFRCGNAYERLHEKNNVNFIGNLRINSFMGRKKVNIFVTEAY, from the coding sequence ATGCAGATACATAAATTACAGAGCGAACGCTCGCAACAGATACAGGAAATGCATCATGTGAGTGCCTTGTGCGCTAAGGTGCTGGCCTCCAGGGGGTTAAAGGATGAACAGATAGCTGAGCTTTTGCAGAAGCCGCAGCTGGCAGACCCGTTTACGGCAAACGGAATGCAGGAGGTTGCAAAGCGCATCTATCAGGCGAAGCAGAATAAGGAGCGAGTTATGGTATGCGGAGATTATGATGCGGACGGTATTTGCTCCACAGCGATTCTTGTGGATGCGTTGCGCCGCTATGGCATACAGGCCGGTTTTTATATACCGAACCGCTTTGCAGAGGGCTACGGTCTGCAGAAGCATACGGTGGAGCTGGCACATGAAAAGGGGTACAGCCTGCTGATCACCGTTGATAACGGCGTGAAGGCACTGGATGCGCTCACGGAGGCAAGAAACAGAGGGGTGGATGTAATCGTTACGGATCATCATGCCATGGATGAGGAATTCCCCTGTCTGTATCTGCTGCATCCGTTTCTGATGGGGGAACGCTTTGAAACATTGTCCGGAGCCGGCGTTGCGCTGGAGATTTCCCGTGCACTGCTGGGGGAGGTAAAGGAGCATGTGGTGCTGGCCTGTGTTGCCGCCATTGCCGATGTGATGCCGCTGCGTCAGGAAACAAGGGCAATTGTGCAGCTCGGACTGCAATACCTCCGTCAGGGCATCTGTCAGCCGATTCAGCTGCTGGCCAATGACCGTTATCCGAAATGGGATGAAACGCTGATCGCCTTTCAGATCGTGCCAAAGCTGAATACGACGGGACGGCTTGCGGATATTGCAAATGCCAACAATACCGTGCGGTATCTGCTGAGTACGAATCTGGAGCAGCTGCAGCATATGGCAAAGCAGATACGGGAGCTGAATGATCGCCGGAAAACGATGAGCGATGACATGGTCAAGGTGGCACGCACGCTGGTACGCCCGGAATATCGGTTTCAGCTGCTGTTTCATGACTCCTTTCATGAAGGTATGGCCGGGCTTGTGGCAGGTAAGCTTAGTGAGGAGCTGCAGCTTCCCGTCATGGTCGCCGCTCAGCGAGAGCAGATGTTTAAGGGCAGTATCCGCTCACTGGATCTGCTGGATCTGACGACCTTTTTTGATGCCTGCCGGCCTTCGCTTTCCGCTTATGGCGGTCACAAGGCGGCTGCCGGTATCGGTTTTCCTTATGAGAATAAACAAATCGTGCAGGACTATGTCAATACCCGCATGGAGGGGATTCACTTCCAACAGGAAAAAAGCTATGATGTGATTCCCATCCGTGTTCAGGAGGCTACACTGGCAGAGGTGGAGAGCCTGTCTGTGCTGGGACCTTTTGGCTGCGGCTTTGAAGAACCGCTGTTTTATCTGGAGGAAGCAAGCGTGCAGGGCTGCCGGTTGCTGGGCAACCGGGAGCATGCGAAATGGATACTGAGTGACAGCCTTGAAGCAATGTATTTTCGCTGCGGCAACGCATATGAACGCCTGCATGAGAAAAACAATGTAAATTTTATTGGAAATCTTCGAATAAATTCCTTTATGGGAAGAAAAAAAGTGAATATTTTTGTAACAGAGGCGTATTAG
- a CDS encoding bifunctional (p)ppGpp synthetase/guanosine-3',5'-bis(diphosphate) 3'-pyrophosphohydrolase, translating to MVSKNVVTFDEMMVEVRKYIKKEENIDLITRAYLCAEKNHTGQYRKSGEPYIIHAIQVGYILTMLRTGPKTIAAGFLHDVVEDCDVTIQEMSDMFGEEVASLVESVTKIGALKFKDEKEYLASNHRKIFIAMAKDVRVILIKLADRLHNMRTLQYMRPEKQKKIASETLEVYAPIAHRLGISDIKNELEDLCFQYLNKEKYYEIAKLVEKRKTERDEQVQRMIADISSLLDAHHIGYRIFGRSKHLYSIYKKMMTKNKRFEEILDLLAIRIITDTDTACYETLGYIHAKYRPIPGRFKDYIAMPKVNMYQSLHTTIVAEDGNIFEVQIRTEAMDAVAEQGIAAHWRYKENINGGREVHQKEIEEQLHWFKDFSVMSDEVNDDAMEYMNLLQKDIFEANVYVMTPKGKVIALPNGSTPIDFAYRVHTEVGHHTVGATINGVLMPLNTKLKTGDVVNIRTSKQSPGPSEDWIKVVKSAHARNKIRSFFQKQESERRSMDIKKGEELLVEELKRRNLDADTYTEQKKLESIAGSLSFNSYQDLMYAIGVKQVSLPSVIDRLVKHKTSVPLDNEELAKMFNRQERKKKPSATGIRIAGIESMKISLAACCAPVPGDEIIGYITKGAGVKVHRADCPNIINEKQRLIPVEWDENIEQKTYEVKLIVKSTDRNFLLSDIVTVVSQCKAGLQHVDSTVEEDRISATTKMTVVVENSEHLRSLMANLQKVNSVKSVERVIQ from the coding sequence ATGGTAAGTAAGAATGTCGTGACCTTTGATGAAATGATGGTTGAGGTCAGAAAATATATCAAAAAAGAAGAAAATATCGATCTGATCACAAGAGCATATCTGTGTGCGGAGAAAAATCATACGGGGCAGTACCGCAAAAGCGGGGAGCCGTATATTATTCATGCGATACAGGTCGGCTACATACTGACGATGCTTCGTACAGGACCAAAGACGATTGCGGCAGGCTTTCTGCATGATGTGGTGGAGGACTGTGACGTTACCATTCAGGAAATGAGTGATATGTTCGGAGAGGAAGTCGCCTCTCTGGTAGAGTCGGTCACAAAAATTGGTGCCCTGAAATTCAAGGATGAAAAAGAATATCTCGCCAGCAATCATCGTAAGATATTTATTGCTATGGCAAAGGATGTTAGAGTTATACTGATCAAGCTGGCAGACCGCCTTCACAATATGCGCACACTGCAGTATATGCGTCCGGAAAAGCAGAAGAAAATAGCTTCTGAAACTCTGGAGGTCTATGCGCCGATTGCACACCGTCTCGGTATTAGTGATATCAAGAACGAGCTGGAGGATCTGTGCTTTCAGTATTTGAACAAGGAAAAATATTATGAGATTGCAAAGCTGGTAGAAAAGCGCAAGACAGAGCGTGATGAGCAGGTGCAGCGCATGATTGCCGATATCAGCTCTCTGCTGGATGCCCATCATATCGGCTATCGCATTTTTGGAAGAAGCAAGCACTTGTACAGCATCTATAAGAAAATGATGACGAAAAACAAGCGGTTTGAGGAAATTCTCGACCTGCTGGCGATCCGTATTATCACGGATACCGATACTGCCTGCTATGAAACACTGGGCTATATCCATGCAAAGTACCGACCGATTCCGGGACGCTTCAAGGACTATATCGCCATGCCGAAGGTGAATATGTACCAGTCCTTGCATACGACGATCGTTGCGGAGGATGGCAATATCTTCGAGGTGCAGATTCGTACCGAAGCGATGGATGCCGTGGCAGAGCAGGGTATTGCGGCGCACTGGCGCTATAAGGAAAACATCAATGGCGGACGCGAGGTGCATCAGAAGGAAATCGAGGAACAGCTGCACTGGTTTAAGGATTTCAGTGTCATGAGCGATGAGGTCAATGATGATGCCATGGAATACATGAATCTCTTGCAGAAGGATATTTTTGAAGCAAATGTGTATGTCATGACACCGAAGGGCAAGGTGATTGCGCTGCCCAATGGCTCCACTCCGATCGATTTTGCCTATCGCGTGCATACTGAGGTCGGACATCATACCGTAGGAGCGACCATCAACGGTGTTCTCATGCCGTTGAATACGAAGCTGAAAACCGGGGATGTTGTCAACATCCGTACCTCCAAGCAGTCGCCGGGTCCAAGTGAAGACTGGATCAAGGTCGTGAAATCGGCGCACGCCAGAAACAAAATCCGTTCCTTTTTCCAGAAGCAGGAAAGCGAACGCCGCAGCATGGATATCAAAAAGGGTGAGGAGCTGCTTGTCGAGGAGCTGAAACGGCGGAATCTGGATGCGGATACGTATACCGAGCAGAAAAAGCTGGAAAGCATTGCCGGCTCCCTAAGCTTTAATTCCTATCAGGATTTGATGTACGCAATCGGTGTGAAGCAGGTGTCGCTGCCATCGGTCATCGACCGTCTGGTGAAGCATAAGACCAGTGTTCCGCTGGATAATGAAGAGCTGGCAAAGATGTTTAACCGTCAGGAACGCAAGAAGAAGCCGTCCGCTACCGGCATCCGCATTGCCGGTATCGAGTCGATGAAAATCAGTCTTGCGGCATGCTGTGCACCGGTTCCGGGGGATGAAATTATCGGTTATATTACCAAGGGGGCAGGTGTTAAGGTACACCGTGCCGACTGCCCGAATATTATAAACGAAAAGCAGCGGCTGATTCCGGTGGAATGGGATGAGAATATCGAGCAGAAGACCTATGAGGTCAAGCTGATCGTCAAATCCACGGATCGCAATTTCCTGCTGAGTGATATTGTGACGGTCGTGTCTCAGTGCAAGGCCGGTCTGCAGCATGTGGATTCCACAGTGGAGGAGGACCGGATATCCGCGACGACGAAAATGACGGTGGTCGTAGAAAATTCCGAGCATCTACGCAGTCTGATGGCGAATCTGCAAAAGGTGAACAGTGTGAAGTCCGTCGAACGAGTGATACAGTAA
- a CDS encoding GNAT family N-acetyltransferase produces MKYTIRELSSNEYKILEDFLYEAIFLPEGVDSPSRDIIKQPELQLYISEFGKEDDNAFVAEIDGKVVGAVWTRIMNDYGHIDDRTPFFAISLYKEYRGLGIGTEMMRQMLVVLQEKGYRKASLAVQQANYAVRMYQRVGFEIVDKNEEEYIMVCNLK; encoded by the coding sequence ATGAAGTATACGATTAGAGAATTAAGCTCAAATGAGTATAAGATACTGGAAGATTTTTTATATGAAGCAATATTCCTTCCAGAGGGTGTGGATTCGCCATCGAGAGATATTATAAAGCAACCTGAATTGCAGCTGTACATCAGTGAGTTTGGCAAAGAAGATGATAATGCTTTCGTTGCAGAAATTGATGGAAAAGTTGTTGGTGCAGTCTGGACTCGCATAATGAATGATTACGGACATATTGATGATCGGACTCCTTTTTTTGCAATTTCCCTATACAAGGAATATCGAGGTCTTGGAATCGGAACAGAGATGATGAGACAAATGCTTGTAGTTTTACAGGAGAAAGGGTATAGAAAGGCTTCTCTTGCTGTTCAGCAAGCAAACTATGCAGTCAGAATGTATCAACGGGTTGGTTTTGAAATTGTGGATAAGAATGAAGAAGAATATATTATGGTTTGCAATTTGAAGTAA
- a CDS encoding aminoglycoside adenylyltransferase, giving the protein MSRKEVTTKEDIITVIDILENAEITYWIDGGWGVDILAGKQTRDHRDIDINFDSRYTEKLLHILFEYGYEIDTDWKPVRMELYSEKYGYLDIHPFVLHEDGTAKQASLEGDWYQFDKDLFGSSVFEGRTIPCISVKGQKLFYSGYELRDKDRHDILILERMTE; this is encoded by the coding sequence ATGAGCAGAAAAGAAGTCACAACAAAAGAAGATATCATAACGGTTATCGATATATTGGAAAATGCAGAAATAACATATTGGATTGACGGCGGCTGGGGTGTTGATATACTGGCTGGAAAGCAAACAAGAGATCATAGAGATATTGATATTAATTTTGATTCCCGATATACAGAAAAACTGTTGCATATTCTTTTTGAATACGGATATGAAATAGATACGGATTGGAAACCTGTAAGAATGGAGCTGTACAGTGAAAAATACGGATATTTGGATATACACCCATTCGTTTTGCATGAGGACGGTACCGCAAAGCAGGCGTCATTGGAGGGGGACTGGTATCAGTTTGATAAAGACCTTTTTGGCAGCTCTGTTTTTGAAGGTAGAACAATTCCCTGTATATCTGTAAAGGGACAAAAGCTCTTTTATTCAGGCTATGAATTAAGAGATAAGGACAGGCATGATATTTTGATTCTTGAACGCATGACGGAATAG
- the secD gene encoding protein translocase subunit SecD, whose amino-acid sequence MKKSRLVVFVITVLTILTLIVTCTPSVRKNMKLGLDLQGGFEILYEVSPLEGKKLPSMTAVAKSVEKRVDVLGVNEPEITVEGDNRIRVQLAGVKNADQARRVISSTANLTFRDVNDNLLMDSTVLQEGGASVMYDNYGKPIVSLKLSDQKKFYEVTQKVSQMGSGNNLMVAWLDFNPDTDSYAKEKNQENPKFISAATVSEGINSTSAQISGSFTKEEATELKDLINSGSLPVKMSEKYSNAVTADYGINAFSETMLAGGIGIALIMLFMILYYRLPGLISAVTLATYVFIVFLIYNAMGAVFTLSGIAALVLGVGMAADSNILTFERIKDALYSGRSVKTAFYEGSSKSFITIFDAQVTTFICALILYMMGTGSVKGFATMLIVSTISTIILIVFVTKFLLSLLVGSGWLNDKLSWFGVKKAHVPDVSKGQERFYFGFFKNFDFVKNAKYFIIASVTVLVIGVGCMAFQGMKGNGILNWGIDFTSGTKLTVQSDTAISRDKLNDQLKSLGINASSIKINGEKDNVANIFVKDAIDEHKMDTVKAGLKKTYQHDVNDNVVTPVIGQELVRSAILISILAWIGVLIYISIRFKWDYAISGIVGLIHDVFFVLAACAIFRLEVNTEIIAVLLTVIGYSINNSIVVFDRIRDEMKGRKLATTTKAEYREIVNEALQRTATRSILSTLTTILPVVCLLFFGSSAIRIFCLALFIGIACGAGSSLFVAAQLWYQIRIHQNPKKHVKKKRKKKKDELEEMIIPGMNDY is encoded by the coding sequence ATGAAGAAATCACGTCTCGTGGTCTTTGTGATAACCGTGTTGACCATACTGACACTGATTGTGACCTGTACCCCATCCGTTCGCAAGAATATGAAGCTGGGGCTGGATTTACAGGGTGGCTTTGAAATTCTGTATGAAGTGAGTCCACTGGAGGGTAAGAAGCTTCCTTCCATGACAGCTGTCGCAAAATCAGTAGAAAAACGTGTCGATGTTCTGGGTGTCAATGAACCGGAAATCACAGTGGAAGGCGACAATCGTATCCGTGTGCAGCTTGCCGGTGTAAAAAATGCCGATCAGGCAAGAAGAGTCATCTCTTCAACTGCCAATCTGACATTCCGTGATGTCAATGACAACCTGCTGATGGATTCCACCGTTTTGCAGGAAGGCGGAGCCAGTGTGATGTACGACAATTACGGCAAGCCGATCGTCAGCCTGAAGCTGTCTGATCAGAAGAAATTTTATGAAGTTACACAGAAGGTTTCCCAGATGGGAAGCGGCAATAATCTGATGGTTGCCTGGCTGGATTTTAATCCGGATACCGATTCCTATGCCAAGGAAAAGAACCAGGAAAATCCAAAATTCATCTCTGCCGCCACTGTTAGTGAGGGAATCAATTCCACTAGTGCGCAGATTAGCGGAAGCTTCACCAAGGAGGAGGCAACCGAGCTGAAGGATCTGATCAACTCCGGTTCGCTGCCTGTGAAAATGAGTGAGAAATACAGCAATGCGGTGACTGCCGATTACGGTATCAACGCCTTCAGTGAAACCATGCTGGCTGGCGGCATCGGTATCGCACTGATCATGCTGTTCATGATTCTGTACTACCGTCTGCCGGGTCTGATTTCCGCAGTCACGCTGGCAACCTATGTCTTTATCGTGTTCCTCATCTATAATGCCATGGGCGCAGTCTTTACCCTGTCGGGTATTGCGGCCCTCGTGCTTGGTGTCGGTATGGCGGCCGATTCCAACATTCTGACATTTGAGCGAATCAAGGACGCGCTGTATTCCGGACGAAGTGTAAAGACCGCCTTTTATGAGGGAAGCTCCAAGTCCTTTATAACGATTTTCGATGCGCAGGTCACAACCTTTATCTGTGCGCTGATTCTGTATATGATGGGTACGGGAAGTGTGAAGGGCTTTGCGACCATGCTGATCGTATCTACGATTTCCACCATCATCCTGATTGTCTTCGTCACAAAATTCCTGCTTTCTCTTCTGGTTGGCAGCGGTTGGCTGAATGACAAGCTGAGCTGGTTCGGCGTGAAAAAGGCTCATGTTCCGGATGTGAGCAAGGGGCAGGAGCGCTTCTATTTCGGCTTCTTCAAGAATTTTGATTTTGTTAAAAATGCAAAATACTTTATCATCGCTTCTGTGACGGTGCTTGTCATCGGTGTGGGATGTATGGCATTTCAGGGCATGAAGGGCAATGGCATTCTGAACTGGGGCATTGATTTCACCAGCGGAACCAAGCTGACGGTACAAAGCGATACGGCGATTTCCAGGGATAAGCTGAACGATCAGCTGAAGAGTCTTGGAATCAATGCAAGCAGTATTAAAATCAACGGTGAAAAGGATAATGTGGCAAATATCTTTGTGAAGGATGCCATTGATGAACATAAGATGGATACCGTAAAGGCGGGATTGAAGAAAACCTATCAGCACGATGTCAATGACAACGTGGTAACCCCGGTGATCGGGCAGGAGCTGGTGCGCAGTGCAATTCTGATCTCCATTCTGGCATGGATCGGCGTTCTGATTTATATTTCCATCCGCTTCAAGTGGGATTATGCAATCAGCGGTATTGTCGGACTGATTCATGATGTCTTCTTCGTGCTTGCGGCCTGTGCGATTTTCCGTCTGGAGGTTAATACGGAAATCATCGCCGTGCTGCTGACGGTGATCGGATATTCCATTAACAACTCGATTGTCGTCTTTGACCGTATCCGTGATGAGATGAAGGGACGCAAGCTTGCGACAACGACAAAAGCGGAATATCGTGAAATCGTAAATGAAGCGCTGCAGAGAACGGCGACAAGATCCATTCTCTCCACGCTGACAACGATTCTGCCGGTTGTGTGCCTGCTGTTCTTCGGAAGCAGTGCCATCCGTATCTTCTGTCTGGCGCTGTTCATCGGTATCGCCTGTGGTGCGGGGAGCTCCCTGTTTGTCGCAGCGCAGCTGTGGTATCAGATCCGTATCCATCAGAATCCGAAAAAGCATGTAAAAAAGAAACGCAAAAAGAAAAAGGATGAACTGGAGGAAATGATCATTCCGGGCATGAACGACTATTAA
- a CDS encoding GNAT family N-acetyltransferase: MLHIRQAREADKPAIEAMYERRVRYNDAHGIHQWNPDEVSWEAFSKLYTIADYYVGTVNEKVVCGLFIVDEDALYWSDMEKGTSLYLHKICVDPAYSGNGYADAMIQYFIEKGRGEGYPDVRLDVREHKDKLRRMYERNGFQLYKTGRFHPEFTTALYIYPFEKAV, encoded by the coding sequence ATGCTGCACATACGACAGGCAAGAGAAGCGGACAAGCCGGCAATCGAGGCGATGTATGAAAGAAGGGTGCGTTATAATGATGCGCACGGCATCCATCAGTGGAATCCGGATGAGGTGAGCTGGGAGGCGTTTTCCAAGCTGTATACAATTGCGGATTATTATGTAGGAACCGTAAATGAAAAGGTGGTATGCGGTTTGTTCATCGTGGATGAGGATGCCCTGTACTGGTCGGACATGGAAAAGGGGACATCGCTGTATCTGCATAAAATCTGTGTGGACCCCGCTTACAGCGGAAATGGGTATGCGGATGCCATGATTCAATATTTTATTGAAAAGGGACGCGGGGAAGGCTATCCCGACGTGCGTCTGGATGTGCGCGAGCATAAGGATAAGCTTCGAAGGATGTATGAGCGAAACGGATTTCAGCTGTACAAAACAGGGCGATTTCATCCCGAATTTACAACAGCTTTATATATCTATCCGTTTGAAAAGGCCGTATAG
- a CDS encoding adenine phosphoribosyltransferase translates to MNFKDYIASIPDFPQEGVLFRDITPLMADGKAFQEACDKVIDFARSVKADVIVGPESRGFIFGCPVAYELGIGFVPVRKPGKLPRETVSVSYDLEYGSNELHVHRDGIKKGQRVLIVDDLLATGGTVDATIQIVQELGGEVAGCAFLIELAGLKGREHLKDFNVFSLMSYE, encoded by the coding sequence ATGAATTTTAAAGATTATATTGCCAGTATTCCTGATTTTCCTCAGGAAGGGGTTTTGTTTCGTGATATAACACCGCTGATGGCGGATGGGAAGGCGTTTCAGGAGGCCTGTGATAAGGTGATTGACTTTGCCAGATCCGTGAAAGCCGACGTCATTGTCGGTCCGGAATCCCGCGGCTTTATCTTCGGCTGTCCGGTCGCCTATGAGCTGGGAATCGGATTTGTACCGGTACGCAAGCCGGGCAAGCTGCCAAGAGAAACCGTAAGCGTATCCTATGATCTGGAATACGGAAGCAATGAGCTGCATGTTCACAGGGACGGCATCAAAAAAGGACAGCGGGTGCTGATCGTGGATGATCTTCTGGCTACCGGCGGTACCGTGGATGCGACCATTCAAATCGTACAGGAGCTGGGCGGAGAGGTTGCCGGCTGTGCGTTCCTGATTGAGCTTGCGGGCTTGAAGGGCCGGGAGCATTTAAAGGATTTTAATGTATTTTCCTTAATGTCTTACGAATAA
- a CDS encoding nucleotidyltransferase family protein has translation MRSCGIVTEYNPFHNGHRYHIEQARRVSGCDALLAVMSGNFVQRGECAIVDKWTRAKAAIQAGCDLVIELPYPYVVQRSDIFARQAVALLQLAGINTLVFGSETTDMQQLHRLADTSYEHYQKQRKNGISMAKTLEMVHGRVASNDILGMAYLRALKDSAIQPIAIQRTNGYHDEDIQHAISSATAIRRAVKEKKPISHTTPMAEDLQEGVFMEDYYPYLQTLLLSTPAEELKKRFLVDEGMEHMLQGNARKHMDYGSFLQACITQRYPRSSIQRSLTHILTHTDKQEIDSLPPCTFLRILAFNDTGRAYLRELKQKEIAIASAFHQIPKEHREIFLRTTAAYACAFPLSKRKEVMDSELHSPMYISS, from the coding sequence ATGCGAAGCTGTGGAATTGTAACGGAATACAATCCGTTTCATAACGGACATCGCTATCATATCGAGCAGGCACGCAGAGTTTCCGGCTGTGATGCCCTGCTTGCGGTCATGTCCGGAAATTTCGTACAGCGGGGTGAATGCGCCATCGTTGATAAATGGACACGTGCAAAGGCGGCGATCCAGGCGGGATGCGATCTGGTGATTGAGCTTCCCTACCCCTATGTTGTGCAGCGTTCGGACATCTTCGCAAGGCAGGCAGTGGCGCTGCTACAGCTGGCCGGCATCAATACGCTGGTCTTCGGCAGTGAAACAACTGACATGCAGCAGCTTCACCGGCTGGCGGATACCTCTTACGAGCACTATCAGAAGCAGAGAAAAAACGGTATTTCTATGGCAAAGACGCTGGAAATGGTGCATGGACGTGTTGCCAGTAATGATATTCTGGGAATGGCGTATCTTCGTGCACTGAAGGACAGCGCAATTCAGCCTATCGCCATACAGCGAACCAATGGTTACCATGATGAGGACATTCAGCATGCCATCAGCTCTGCGACTGCCATACGCAGAGCCGTTAAGGAGAAAAAGCCGATCAGCCATACAACACCCATGGCAGAGGATTTGCAGGAAGGGGTTTTCATGGAGGACTATTATCCTTATTTGCAGACGCTGCTGCTAAGCACACCGGCAGAGGAATTGAAGAAGCGCTTTCTGGTGGATGAGGGTATGGAGCATATGCTGCAAGGCAATGCCCGCAAGCACATGGACTACGGTTCCTTTCTACAGGCATGCATCACACAGCGTTATCCACGCAGCAGTATCCAGCGAAGTCTTACCCATATTCTGACCCATACGGATAAGCAGGAAATCGACAGCCTTCCCCCCTGTACCTTTCTGCGGATTCTGGCATTCAATGATACCGGAAGGGCGTATTTGCGTGAGCTGAAGCAAAAGGAAATCGCGATCGCTTCCGCCTTTCATCAGATTCCAAAGGAGCATCGGGAAATTTTTCTGCGGACAACTGCCGCATACGCCTGTGCCTTCCCGTTATCCAAACGAAAGGAAGTCATGGACAGCGAGCTGCACAGTCCCATGTACATCTCATCATGA